The Myxococcales bacterium genomic sequence CATGGATTGCCGCGCACGACCCAAGTGGTCGGCCCGCGCATCAGCCTCACGTTTCGCTTCATCAGTCCGTGAGTGCAGCCTTCGGGCCGGCTACACTTCGAACGTGGAGCTCTCGGCACAAGGTCGCGCCCGAACGATGAAAGCTCTCGTCAAGGCTAACGCCGAGCCCGGTTTGTGGCTGCAAGAGGTCCCGCTGCCGGAGATCGGCATCGACGACGTCTTGATCAGGGTCCTTCGCACGGGGATCTGCGGCACGGATCTGCACATTTACAAGTGGGACGCTTGGGCCGCCGCACACGTCCCGGTTCCGCTCGTCATCGGACATGAATTCGTCGGACAGATCGCCGAAGTAGGGTCCAACGTCAAAGGGTTCAAGGTGGGTGATGTCGTGAGCGGGGAAGGCCACGTGGTGTGCGGACACTGTCGCAACTGTATGGCGGGGCGCCGGCATCTTTGCGACAAGACAAAAGGGGTTGGGGTGAACCGCCCGGGAGCCTTCGCAGAGTACGTGGCGCTGCCCCAGAGCAACGTCTGGTGTCATGCGCCCGGACTCGACAAGGACGTGATGGCCATCTTCGATCCCTTCGGCAATGCGGTGCACACGGCCTTGACCTACGACGTGGTGGGCGAAGATGTCCTCATCACGGGGGCTGGGCCCATCGGGCTCATGGCCGCGGCCGTGGTTCGTCATGCAGGGGCCCGACACGTCGTGGTGACGGACGTCAACGCCGACCGGCTCGCCCTCGCCAAGCGCATGGGCGCCACCCTGACGTTGGACGTGCGCTTTGAGAGCGTGGCCGACGCGCGCGTGCGTCTCGGTATGCGCGAGGGCTTCGATGTGGGTCTGGAGATGAGCGGCCACCCGGAGGCCTTCACCGACATGGTGGGCAACATGTGCCACGGCGGCAAAATCGCACTCCTGGGCTTGCCCGACGCCCCCTTCGCCATCGACTGGAACCGCGTGATCTCGAACATGCTCACCATCAAGGGCATATACGGCCGGCAGATGTATGAAACTTGGTACAAAATGACGGTGTTGCTGCAGGGGCGCCTCGACATTGGCCCCGTCATAACCCACCGTTTTGCGTACACGGACTTCGAGAAGGGCTTTGACGTGATGGCCTCGGGGGACTGTGGCAAGGTCATCTTGAAGTGGGCCAGTCTCTGAGCGAGAAAGGAAGACGCCTTGCTGGGAACGATGGAAGGCCACCTCGAAGCGGAACTTCAAGCACTCCGGGACGCGGGCCTCGCCAAGACCGAGCGGATCCTGGCCAGTCCCCAGGGGGCGCAGGTGGAGCTCTCGGGCGGGCAACGGGTGGTGAACCTCTGCGCCAACAATTACCTGGGGCTGTCGAGCCATCCTCGCATCGTGGCCGCGGCTCACGAGGCACTCGCAAGGTGGGGGTACGGCCTATCGTCCGTGCGTTTCATCTGCGGCACCCAAGAGATCCACAAAGAGCTCGAGGCCCGCATCTCCCAGTTCTTGGGCATGGAGGACACGATCCTCTATTCCTCTGCCTTCGACGCCAACGGAGGCCTCTTCGAGACCTTGTTATCGGACCAGGACGCGGTGGTGAGCGACGCGCTCAACCACGCCAGCATCATCGACGGCATCCGGCTCTGTAAGGCGCAGCGCTTCCGCTACCAGAACGACGACATGGCGGACCTCGAGGCCCAGCTCGAAAGGGCCCGCGACGCCCGGTTCCGCCTCATCGCCACCGACGGCGTGTTTTCCATGGACGGTACGATCGCCAATCTGCGGTCGATCTGCGACTTGGCGGACAAACATCGAGCGATCGTGATGGTGGACGACTCGCATGCCACGGGCTTTCTGGGCGCAACCGGGCGGGGGACGGCAGAGTTTCGTCAGGTCATGGGTCGGGTCGACATCGTCACCAGCACGCTCGGCAAGGCGCTTGGGGGGGCGGCTGGCGGATTCGTGAGTGCGCGGCGGCCCGTGGTCGAGATGCTGCGCCAGCGTTCCCGCCCGTATTTGTTCTCGAACACGCTCTCTCCCGTCATCGCCGCCGTCTCTGTCGAGGTGCTGAACGTGCTGGCCGAAAGCACCGCTTTGCGCGATCGCTTGGCCGAGAACGCCAAGTTCTTCCGCGAAGGTATCGAGGCGCTCGGTTTCACCACGAGGGCCGGTGAACATCCCATCGTGCCGATCATGTTGGGCGATGCGGTGCTGGCGCAGCGTATGGCGGCCCGGTTACTCGAGCGGGGCATTTACGTCGTGGGGTTCTTCTACCCCGTCGTGCCTCACGGCCAGGCCCGCATCCGGGTGCAGCTCTCGGCGGCCCACAGCGAAGACGACCTTGGGTTCGCCCTCGCCGAGTTCGCGGCGGTGAAGGCAGAGCTATGGCCCTGAGCCTCCAATTTAGGCGAGGCCGTTTTAGGTGAGGCCGTCGAGCGCTTGCAGGAAATCGGCGGTCAGGTCCCGGTGATCCTCGACCCCAATCGAAATCCGGACGAGGTCGTCGCTGACCCCGTTGTCGCGGAGCTCCTGCTCCGACATCTCCGAGTGCGTGGTGGTGGCGGGATGGCAGGCAAGCGTTTCCACGCCTCCCAGGCTCACAGCGTTGTGCGCGATCTTCAACCGACGAAGGAAGTCGAAGGCACCGCGCTTGCCGCCCGCCACCCGCAAAGAAAACACCGAGCCAGGGCTCGTACACTGGGCGTCGTAAATGCGCTTTTGGCTGGGGTCCATGAAGGAAGCGGGGTAGTGGACCTCTTTGACCTTGGCATGGCGGGCCAGGGCGGCCACCACCTTCTCCGCGTTCTTCGCCTGCCGGGACATGCGCAG encodes the following:
- the kbl gene encoding glycine C-acetyltransferase, encoding MEGHLEAELQALRDAGLAKTERILASPQGAQVELSGGQRVVNLCANNYLGLSSHPRIVAAAHEALARWGYGLSSVRFICGTQEIHKELEARISQFLGMEDTILYSSAFDANGGLFETLLSDQDAVVSDALNHASIIDGIRLCKAQRFRYQNDDMADLEAQLERARDARFRLIATDGVFSMDGTIANLRSICDLADKHRAIVMVDDSHATGFLGATGRGTAEFRQVMGRVDIVTSTLGKALGGAAGGFVSARRPVVEMLRQRSRPYLFSNTLSPVIAAVSVEVLNVLAESTALRDRLAENAKFFREGIEALGFTTRAGEHPIVPIMLGDAVLAQRMAARLLERGIYVVGFFYPVVPHGQARIRVQLSAAHSEDDLGFALAEFAAVKAELWP
- the tdh gene encoding L-threonine 3-dehydrogenase, with amino-acid sequence MKALVKANAEPGLWLQEVPLPEIGIDDVLIRVLRTGICGTDLHIYKWDAWAAAHVPVPLVIGHEFVGQIAEVGSNVKGFKVGDVVSGEGHVVCGHCRNCMAGRRHLCDKTKGVGVNRPGAFAEYVALPQSNVWCHAPGLDKDVMAIFDPFGNAVHTALTYDVVGEDVLITGAGPIGLMAAAVVRHAGARHVVVTDVNADRLALAKRMGATLTLDVRFESVADARVRLGMREGFDVGLEMSGHPEAFTDMVGNMCHGGKIALLGLPDAPFAIDWNRVISNMLTIKGIYGRQMYETWYKMTVLLQGRLDIGPVITHRFAYTDFEKGFDVMASGDCGKVILKWASL